A single Heliomicrobium undosum DNA region contains:
- a CDS encoding P-II family nitrogen regulator, with protein MKKIEAVFRPERLDLVKQRLEAIGIRGMTLTQVMGCGRQKGETGVYRGQEYAITLRTKVKLELAVSDGEVETVVQTIVEAARTGQVGDGKIFILPIEEAVRIRTGERGAVAL; from the coding sequence GTGAAAAAGATTGAAGCGGTCTTTCGCCCAGAACGCCTGGATCTGGTCAAACAACGCCTCGAGGCCATCGGCATCCGGGGCATGACCCTCACCCAGGTGATGGGATGCGGGAGACAAAAGGGAGAGACTGGCGTTTACCGCGGTCAGGAGTATGCCATCACACTGCGGACCAAAGTGAAACTGGAACTGGCCGTATCGGATGGCGAAGTGGAAACAGTGGTGCAGACTATCGTCGAAGCCGCCCGGACAGGGCAGGTGGGAGACGGCAAGATCTTTATCCTTCCCATCGAAGAGGCGGTGCGGATCCGGACAGGCGAGCGGGGAGCCGTCGCCCTGTAG
- a CDS encoding ANTAR domain-containing response regulator, with translation MQGLRVILGDPDETQRVELKKLLHALGQMVVGEAEDGLGTLKLIRRLTPDLVFISVQPAMKDGESVAHMIEDERLCPVVLLLERGRESHRSREADTLLPYLIKPLQEMSLQPIIDLAVSRFREVSRLEKEIRQLKNTIETRKIVEKAKGILMRNLGINEAEAFRRIQKQSMNKRMSLKAVAEAIVVAYDMQ, from the coding sequence ATGCAAGGACTTCGCGTAATACTCGGGGATCCCGACGAGACGCAGCGAGTGGAATTGAAAAAACTTCTGCACGCCCTGGGTCAGATGGTCGTTGGCGAAGCCGAAGACGGTCTCGGTACATTGAAACTGATCCGCCGGCTTACCCCTGATCTCGTCTTCATCTCCGTTCAACCGGCGATGAAGGATGGTGAAAGTGTTGCACACATGATTGAAGATGAACGGCTCTGCCCGGTCGTCCTGCTCCTGGAACGAGGCCGGGAGAGTCACCGGAGCCGTGAGGCCGACACCCTGTTGCCCTACCTGATCAAACCGCTGCAGGAGATGTCCCTGCAGCCGATCATCGACTTGGCCGTCAGCCGTTTCCGGGAAGTCAGCCGGCTGGAAAAGGAAATCCGGCAGTTGAAGAACACCATCGAAACGCGCAAAATCGTCGAAAAAGCCAAGGGGATCTTGATGCGCAACCTGGGTATCAACGAGGCCGAGGCCTTCCGGCGCATCCAGAAGCAGTCCATGAACAAGCGGATGAGTCTAAAAGCCGTGGCGGAGGCGATCGTCGTCGCCTACGACATGCAATAA
- a CDS encoding sulfite exporter TauE/SafE family protein → MDFALLFITGLGAGTLGSLIGVGGGFIVVPVLLLLFAYPHTWTVATSLFFIFINSLVSSYNYSRQKRVDFATGIPFAVSTIPGALAGAYLVPYLSGKAFDTAFAVLLLLVSLFMLFRPQGPARDRTPDWLGKKTTRKFTDAHGVEHEYSFSLLFGIMVSFFVGFLSSIFGIGGGIIHVPAMTLIMGIPPHIATATSMFILTVSSFFGTLPHIPAGEVQPVAALALALGAIGGAQIGTRLAPKVNARRLMQIFAVIMFMLALRLFLR, encoded by the coding sequence ATGGACTTCGCGCTGCTTTTCATCACAGGCCTGGGAGCCGGAACACTTGGCTCTCTGATCGGCGTGGGCGGCGGTTTCATCGTCGTTCCCGTGTTGCTGCTCCTCTTCGCTTATCCCCATACGTGGACAGTGGCCACGTCCCTCTTCTTCATTTTTATCAACTCGCTCGTGAGCAGTTACAACTACTCCCGCCAAAAGCGGGTGGACTTCGCCACCGGGATCCCCTTTGCCGTGAGCACGATTCCCGGCGCCCTCGCCGGCGCCTACCTGGTGCCCTATCTGTCGGGAAAGGCCTTTGACACGGCCTTCGCCGTGCTGCTGCTGCTGGTGTCTCTGTTCATGCTCTTTCGCCCCCAGGGACCGGCAAGGGACCGCACGCCCGACTGGCTGGGAAAAAAGACGACGCGGAAATTCACCGACGCCCATGGGGTGGAACACGAATACAGCTTCAGCCTGCTCTTCGGCATCATGGTCAGCTTTTTCGTCGGTTTCCTATCGAGCATCTTCGGCATCGGCGGCGGGATCATCCATGTGCCGGCCATGACCTTGATCATGGGCATTCCACCCCACATCGCAACGGCCACGTCCATGTTCATTCTCACCGTCTCGTCCTTCTTCGGCACGCTGCCCCATATCCCCGCCGGCGAGGTGCAGCCTGTAGCTGCTTTGGCCCTCGCTCTCGGCGCCATCGGCGGCGCGCAGATCGGCACCCGCCTGGCCCCGAAGGTAAATGCCCGGCGATTGATGCAAATCTTCGCCGTGATCATGTTCATGCTGGCCCTTCGCTTGTTTTTGCGGTAA
- the pyk gene encoding pyruvate kinase, with translation MHAFSQEASPSGTPRTKIVCTVGPASSDPAILSEMIRAGMRVARLNFSHGTYEEHAARIAAVRQAAQALEQPIAILLDTKGPEIRLGQVAGGKTTLEEGAEVTLFPDDGSLGTKERLPISYAGLVEDVRTGVRVLIDDGNIEMEVTDIRPGEIRCLVKNGGDVSSRKGVSVPGVALRMPAISEKEVKDLEFGIAQDMDFVAISFVRDASDVLGIRKILEDRGASMQLIAKIENHQGVDNIDEILAVSDGIMVARGDLGVAIPTEDVPLVQKLIIEKCNIAGKPVITATQMLDSMIRNPRPTRAEATDVANAILDGTDAIMLSGETAAGKYPVEAVTMMARIAMRTEQALRHDEELDRRRKAGLGSVTDSISHATCSIAADLGAKAIITLTKAGSTARMVSRYRPDCPIIAATPETRVMRQMAVVWGAEPMKVRETAGTDEMLGDAIDCALQEGRIASGDLVVVTAGVPVGVSGTTNLLKVHVAGRVLAHGMGIGRRKAVGKVRLCRSAADAARLEKGEILVAFGTDRDYVQAIERCAGIITVEGGLTSHAAIVGLQFGIPVIVGVDKAFEALSDGAVVTMDATERGMIYEGTARVL, from the coding sequence ATGCATGCATTTTCCCAGGAGGCTTCTCCGTCCGGGACGCCCCGCACCAAGATCGTCTGTACCGTCGGACCCGCCAGTTCCGACCCAGCCATCCTGTCCGAGATGATCCGGGCCGGCATGCGGGTGGCCCGGTTAAACTTTTCCCACGGCACCTATGAAGAGCATGCCGCCCGCATCGCCGCCGTTCGCCAGGCGGCGCAGGCCTTGGAACAGCCCATCGCCATCCTCCTCGACACGAAAGGCCCCGAGATCCGCCTCGGCCAGGTGGCCGGCGGCAAAACGACCCTGGAGGAAGGCGCCGAAGTGACCCTTTTTCCCGACGATGGGTCCTTAGGGACGAAGGAGCGCCTGCCGATCAGCTACGCCGGGCTTGTCGAGGATGTGCGAACGGGCGTGCGCGTGCTCATCGACGACGGGAACATTGAAATGGAAGTGACCGACATCCGGCCCGGCGAGATCCGTTGCCTCGTAAAAAACGGCGGGGATGTGAGCAGCCGCAAGGGTGTCAGCGTCCCTGGCGTGGCCTTGCGCATGCCGGCCATCAGCGAAAAGGAAGTGAAGGATCTCGAGTTCGGCATCGCCCAGGACATGGATTTCGTCGCCATCTCCTTTGTCCGCGACGCCTCCGATGTGCTCGGCATCCGCAAGATCCTGGAGGACCGCGGCGCTTCCATGCAGTTGATCGCCAAGATCGAGAACCATCAGGGCGTCGACAACATCGACGAGATCCTGGCCGTCTCCGACGGGATCATGGTGGCCAGGGGCGACCTCGGCGTAGCCATCCCGACGGAAGACGTCCCCCTCGTCCAGAAGTTGATCATCGAAAAGTGCAACATCGCCGGCAAGCCGGTGATCACGGCGACCCAGATGCTCGACTCGATGATCCGCAATCCCCGGCCGACCCGGGCCGAGGCGACCGACGTGGCCAACGCCATCCTCGATGGGACCGACGCCATCATGCTCTCCGGCGAGACGGCGGCCGGCAAGTACCCTGTCGAGGCCGTCACGATGATGGCGCGCATCGCCATGCGCACCGAGCAGGCGCTTCGCCATGACGAGGAACTGGACCGCCGCCGCAAAGCCGGCCTCGGTTCGGTCACCGACTCGATCAGCCACGCCACCTGCAGCATCGCCGCCGACCTGGGGGCGAAGGCGATCATCACCTTAACCAAAGCCGGATCAACAGCCCGCATGGTTTCCCGCTACCGTCCCGATTGTCCCATCATCGCTGCGACGCCGGAAACGAGGGTGATGCGCCAGATGGCTGTCGTCTGGGGCGCTGAGCCGATGAAGGTGCGGGAAACGGCGGGCACCGACGAGATGCTCGGTGACGCCATCGACTGCGCCTTGCAGGAAGGGCGCATCGCCTCAGGCGACCTCGTCGTCGTCACCGCCGGCGTGCCGGTCGGCGTATCAGGCACAACGAACCTGCTCAAGGTCCATGTGGCCGGTCGGGTGTTGGCCCATGGCATGGGCATCGGCCGGAGGAAGGCTGTCGGCAAGGTGCGCCTCTGTCGCTCCGCCGCCGACGCCGCCCGGCTGGAGAAGGGCGAGATCCTGGTGGCCTTCGGGACGGACCGAGATTACGTGCAGGCCATCGAACGCTGCGCCGGCATCATCACCGTCGAAGGCGGCCTTACCTCCCACGCGGCCATCGTGGGATTGCAGTTCGGCATTCCTGTCATCGTCGGTGTCGACAAGGCCTTCGAGGCGCTCTCCGACGGCGCCGTCGTCACCATGGACGCCACCGAGCGGGGGATGATCTACGAGGGGACGGCGCGAGTGCTCTGA
- the pfkA gene encoding 6-phosphofructokinase, with amino-acid sequence MVQHIGVLTSGGDAPGMNACVRAVVRMAIYRGIKVSGILRGFAGLLTGEMRPLDVGSVGDIIHRGGTMLRTARSKEFFEPKNQALAATKLKDAGIDALIVIGGDGSFRGAQALMRHGIRIVGIPGTIDNDIPGTDYTIGFDTAVNTVLDAINKIRDTATSHDRTNVIEVMGRRAGHIALLAGLGGGAESILVPEVPFDLDDVCARLLRGHDRGKLHSIILVAEGAGSAVEIGKRIEEKTGLETRVTILGHIQRGGNPTATDRIWASRMGAQAVEALLRGQSNIMLGVRKGELVEENLDKALTERNGLDEELYRLAGVLSI; translated from the coding sequence TTGGTCCAACATATCGGCGTCCTCACCTCGGGCGGCGACGCTCCTGGCATGAACGCCTGTGTGCGCGCCGTCGTCCGGATGGCCATTTACCGGGGGATCAAGGTGTCGGGCATCCTGCGCGGCTTTGCGGGGCTTTTAACGGGCGAGATGCGCCCCCTCGATGTGGGGTCTGTCGGCGACATCATCCACCGGGGCGGCACGATGTTGCGGACGGCCCGTAGCAAGGAGTTTTTTGAACCCAAAAACCAGGCGCTGGCGGCGACCAAACTGAAGGACGCCGGCATCGACGCCCTCATCGTCATCGGCGGCGACGGCTCCTTTCGCGGCGCCCAGGCCTTGATGCGCCACGGCATCCGCATCGTCGGCATCCCCGGCACGATCGACAACGACATCCCTGGCACCGACTACACGATCGGTTTCGATACGGCCGTGAACACGGTTCTCGACGCCATCAACAAAATCCGGGACACGGCCACCTCCCACGACCGGACCAATGTGATCGAGGTGATGGGCCGACGGGCCGGCCATATCGCGCTGCTGGCCGGTCTGGGCGGCGGCGCCGAATCGATCCTCGTCCCCGAGGTTCCCTTTGATCTGGATGATGTCTGCGCTCGCCTGCTGCGCGGCCATGACCGGGGGAAGCTCCATTCGATCATCCTTGTCGCCGAGGGCGCCGGCAGCGCCGTTGAGATCGGCAAGCGTATCGAAGAGAAGACAGGACTGGAGACGCGCGTGACCATCCTGGGCCACATCCAGCGCGGCGGCAACCCCACGGCGACGGACCGGATCTGGGCCTCCCGCATGGGCGCCCAGGCGGTGGAGGCGCTCCTGCGCGGCCAGAGCAACATCATGCTCGGCGTGCGCAAGGGAGAACTGGTCGAGGAGAACCTGGACAAGGCGTTGACGGAACGGAACGGCCTCGACGAAGAACTTTACCGTCTGGCTGGGGTGTTATCCATTTAA
- the accA gene encoding acetyl-CoA carboxylase carboxyl transferase subunit alpha produces the protein MALPLDFEKPLFELETKINELRTFSQEKDLDFSSEIATLEQKAEELRKKIYRDLTPWQQAQLARHPDRPNTIEYIRLLFEEFYEMKGDRLYGDDPAIMAGIARFQGRPVTVIGHVKGKDTKENIYRNFGMPHPEGYRKALRLMRQAAKFGRPIICFIDTPGAYCGIGAEERGQAEAIARNLLEMAALPVPIISVIIGEGGSGGALALGVADRLLMLEHAVYSVASPESAASILFKDATLAPQAAAAMGITAERLKDLKLIDRIVPEPSGGAHRNPIGTAKELAAALSDELESLMVLSAQELVDGRYGKYRNLGMHCIEDEPFGPLATGAREAAEM, from the coding sequence ATGGCGCTGCCGCTGGATTTTGAAAAACCGCTTTTTGAACTGGAAACGAAAATCAACGAACTGCGCACCTTCTCCCAAGAAAAGGACCTGGATTTCAGCAGCGAGATCGCCACGCTGGAACAGAAGGCCGAGGAACTGCGCAAAAAGATCTACCGCGACCTGACACCGTGGCAGCAGGCCCAATTGGCCCGCCATCCGGACCGTCCCAACACGATCGAGTACATCCGTCTCCTCTTCGAGGAGTTCTATGAGATGAAGGGCGACCGCCTCTATGGCGACGACCCGGCCATCATGGCCGGCATCGCCCGCTTCCAGGGACGTCCTGTCACCGTCATCGGCCATGTGAAGGGCAAGGATACGAAAGAGAACATCTACCGCAACTTCGGCATGCCCCATCCTGAGGGATACCGCAAGGCCCTGCGGCTGATGCGCCAGGCGGCCAAGTTCGGCCGGCCCATCATCTGCTTCATCGACACGCCGGGCGCTTACTGCGGCATCGGCGCCGAGGAGCGGGGACAAGCCGAAGCGATCGCCCGCAACCTCCTGGAGATGGCTGCGCTGCCCGTGCCGATCATCTCCGTGATCATCGGCGAAGGCGGCAGCGGCGGCGCGTTGGCCCTCGGCGTGGCCGACCGCCTGCTGATGCTGGAGCACGCCGTCTACTCCGTCGCTTCTCCGGAATCGGCCGCATCGATCCTCTTCAAAGACGCCACGCTGGCGCCGCAGGCCGCAGCCGCCATGGGCATCACGGCCGAGCGGCTGAAAGACCTGAAGCTGATCGACCGCATCGTGCCTGAGCCCTCCGGCGGCGCCCACCGCAACCCGATCGGCACGGCCAAAGAGCTGGCAGCGGCGCTCAGCGACGAACTGGAGTCGTTGATGGTCCTTTCCGCCCAGGAGCTGGTCGACGGTCGTTACGGGAAGTACCGCAACCTGGGGATGCACTGCATCGAAGATGAACCTTTCGGCCCCTTGGCAACCGGCGCGCGAGAAGCGGCGGAGATGTAA
- the accD gene encoding acetyl-CoA carboxylase, carboxyltransferase subunit beta, producing the protein MDGLWVKCKQCQQILLTKELEKNLKVCRCGYHFRMTARERIDMLVDENTFIEWDRELVSKDPLKFPGYAQKIQKCQIETSMGEAITTGQGRICDIPFVLGVMDPRFIMASMGAVVGEKIVRAAERALKLRLPLVLFSASGGARMQEGVLSLMQMARTSAALTRLSEAGLPFFSVLTDPTTGGVTASFAMLGDLIIAEPGALIGFTGPRVIEQTIRQKLPEGFQRSEFLQKHGMVDIIIERPKMREQMAALLALHNCDSVEGVEG; encoded by the coding sequence ATGGATGGTTTGTGGGTGAAATGCAAGCAGTGTCAGCAGATCCTGTTGACGAAAGAGTTGGAGAAGAATCTGAAGGTATGCCGGTGCGGTTACCATTTTCGGATGACGGCGCGGGAACGGATCGATATGCTGGTCGACGAGAACACCTTCATCGAGTGGGACCGGGAACTGGTATCGAAAGATCCCCTCAAGTTCCCTGGCTATGCACAAAAAATTCAGAAGTGTCAGATTGAAACGTCAATGGGCGAGGCCATCACGACCGGGCAAGGAAGGATCTGTGACATCCCCTTTGTCCTCGGCGTCATGGATCCCCGCTTTATCATGGCCTCCATGGGCGCCGTTGTCGGCGAGAAGATCGTTCGCGCCGCCGAACGGGCGCTGAAGCTGCGCCTGCCGCTGGTGCTGTTTTCCGCTTCCGGCGGCGCCCGCATGCAGGAAGGCGTCCTCTCGCTGATGCAGATGGCCCGCACCAGCGCCGCCCTGACCCGCCTCTCCGAGGCCGGGCTGCCCTTTTTCTCGGTCCTCACCGACCCGACGACCGGCGGCGTTACGGCCAGCTTTGCCATGCTGGGCGACCTGATCATCGCCGAGCCCGGCGCCTTGATCGGCTTCACCGGCCCCCGCGTCATCGAGCAGACGATCCGTCAAAAACTGCCGGAAGGATTCCAGCGGTCTGAATTTTTGCAAAAACACGGTATGGTCGACATCATCATCGAGCGCCCGAAGATGCGCGAGCAAATGGCCGCGCTGCTGGCGCTGCACAACTGTGATTCCGTCGAGGGGGTGGAAGGCTAA
- a CDS encoding putative signal transducing protein — MWTVVYIAPNRTTAEMLKNVLTNEGLLVMLRPVGVPHLGDSGSVEILVPESEAEEAHEILSGALGG, encoded by the coding sequence ATGTGGACCGTCGTTTACATCGCACCCAACCGCACCACCGCAGAAATGTTGAAGAACGTACTCACGAACGAAGGTTTGCTCGTCATGTTGCGACCTGTCGGGGTGCCTCATCTTGGCGACTCAGGTTCCGTAGAAATCCTCGTACCCGAATCAGAAGCCGAAGAAGCCCATGAGATTCTGAGCGGGGCCTTGGGAGGGTAA
- the mtrB gene encoding trp RNA-binding attenuation protein MtrB, producing MLEKETAIGGEYIVIKALENGVTIIGLTRGKDTRFHHSEKLDKGEVMVAQFTEHTSAMKIRGRATIFTKHGEIEAGI from the coding sequence ATGCTGGAAAAGGAAACGGCCATCGGTGGCGAGTACATCGTCATCAAAGCCTTGGAAAACGGCGTAACCATCATCGGCCTGACCCGGGGCAAGGATACGAGGTTTCACCATTCAGAGAAATTGGACAAGGGTGAGGTCATGGTTGCCCAGTTCACAGAACACACATCGGCCATGAAGATCCGCGGCCGGGCCACGATCTTTACCAAGCACGGTGAAATTGAAGCCGGAATCTGA
- a CDS encoding DNA polymerase III subunit alpha: protein MITSDIRKPNNSTFVHLHVHTEYSLLDGAARIGRLVDRAAELDMPALAITDHGVMYGVIDFYKKAKARGVKPIIGCEVYVASRTMLDRDPQKDSDQHHLVLLAKDLEGYRNLTALVSQAHTEGFYYKPRVDHDRLARHSKGLIALSACLAGEIPRLLLNSQERQARERAAFYRDIFGRDNYYIELQDHDIPEQKQANRSLIRLAGELGLGLVATNDVHYVERKDAYIQDVLMCIQMGKTLQDTDRMKFDGAEFYLKSAREMAALFGEVPGALSNSLAIAEACDLQFDFSKHHLPAYPIPDEPAFVQWRREHDRAPWPGVPWSDAEQYLTYLCSQGMAWRGCAKREDYRRRLAFELQTICRMGFAGYFLIVQDFCAFARREGILVGPGRGSAAGSLVAYVLGITDIDPIEYNLLFERFLNPERVSMPDIDIDFDFVRRGEVIDYVVHKYGSDRVAQIITFGTMAARAAVRDVGRVLNLPLADVDKVAKAIPAELGMTIEKAVEISPELQTLCQDQRIGHLVETARAIEGMPRHASTHAAGVVIAPSPLIDYLPVQRGSEEGVTTQFPKDTVEEIGLLKMDLLGLKTLTLIGDVINKIRRSRGLDLALKDLPLDDPKAYQLLSRADSLGVFQLESSGLRAILRELKPNSFDDIIALVALYRPGPLQSGMVDDFIRRKHGQTTVQYLHPALEPILKDTYGVILYQEQVMRIASELAGFTLGEADMLRRAMGKKKPEVIAGLRQQFVEGCVAHHISDKTAGDIFDLMEFFAGYGFNKSHSAAYALIAYQTAYLKANYPVEFMAGLLTSVADSSEKVAQYVDECQRLGIRVLPPDANASEIDFSVVADPLAGGLQIRFGLAAVKNVGRGAIDSILLARETGGPFTSLDDFCTRIDNRQANRRVLESLIKAGALSSLGKRRPLLQVLDKCMEVAARRQRDLATGQMNLFDFGGFGGGEEGWGESDGSGALSGFSGFSGGASAEMAVPLPEIADFPHREILAMEKELLGIYFSGHPLEELRPWLEQQITMTIARIQPDNDQQRVTLGGLIHALRRTTTKKGQLMAYFTLEDWSGGVDVLVFPRTFEKCAEKIQDDAAVILEGKIHYEEENKKIFCENLKVINPTMFDPTQPAAPVDPVTAAQTSAASDLAMALTGRNRETANGISANGEGEPNGEIPRPVLHLWISEASTDMAVREKLNAILRAHEGATPVQLNFLVDRKVDPPNSAFGVTPSPELRSALKEHFQEIRMKIV, encoded by the coding sequence GTGATCACGAGCGATATCCGTAAGCCAAACAACTCCACATTCGTCCACCTCCACGTCCACACCGAATACAGCCTCCTCGACGGGGCGGCCCGCATCGGCAGGCTGGTCGATCGCGCCGCTGAACTGGACATGCCCGCCCTGGCCATCACCGACCACGGCGTCATGTACGGCGTCATCGATTTTTATAAAAAAGCCAAAGCGCGCGGTGTGAAGCCGATCATCGGCTGCGAGGTCTATGTGGCCTCACGGACCATGCTGGACCGCGATCCCCAGAAGGACAGCGATCAGCACCACCTGGTGCTACTGGCGAAGGACCTCGAAGGCTACCGCAACCTGACGGCCCTCGTTTCGCAGGCCCATACGGAGGGCTTCTACTATAAACCGCGCGTCGACCATGACCGCCTGGCCCGCCACAGCAAAGGCCTCATCGCCCTCAGCGCCTGCCTGGCTGGCGAGATCCCCCGGCTGCTTCTCAACAGTCAGGAACGACAGGCGAGGGAGCGGGCCGCCTTTTACCGGGACATCTTTGGCCGCGACAACTACTATATCGAACTGCAGGATCACGACATCCCCGAGCAGAAGCAGGCCAACCGCAGCCTCATCCGCCTCGCCGGCGAACTGGGGCTCGGACTCGTGGCGACGAACGACGTCCACTATGTGGAGCGCAAGGACGCCTACATCCAGGATGTGCTCATGTGCATCCAGATGGGCAAGACGCTCCAGGACACGGACCGGATGAAGTTTGATGGCGCTGAGTTTTACCTGAAAAGCGCTCGCGAGATGGCGGCGCTCTTCGGGGAAGTGCCTGGGGCGCTGTCCAACAGCCTTGCTATCGCCGAGGCCTGCGATCTCCAATTTGATTTCAGCAAGCATCACCTGCCAGCCTACCCGATTCCTGACGAGCCGGCCTTCGTCCAGTGGCGGCGGGAGCACGATCGCGCCCCTTGGCCGGGCGTTCCCTGGAGTGATGCGGAGCAGTACCTGACCTACCTCTGCAGCCAGGGGATGGCTTGGCGCGGCTGCGCCAAGCGCGAGGACTACCGTCGCCGCCTCGCCTTCGAGTTGCAGACCATCTGCCGGATGGGTTTCGCCGGCTACTTCCTCATCGTTCAGGACTTCTGTGCCTTCGCCCGCCGCGAGGGCATCCTCGTCGGTCCCGGCCGGGGATCGGCGGCGGGGAGCCTTGTCGCCTATGTGCTGGGCATCACCGACATCGACCCCATCGAATACAACCTGCTCTTCGAGCGGTTTTTAAACCCCGAACGGGTCTCCATGCCTGATATCGACATCGACTTCGACTTCGTGCGGCGCGGCGAGGTCATCGACTATGTGGTCCACAAGTACGGATCCGACCGGGTCGCTCAGATCATCACCTTCGGAACGATGGCCGCCCGGGCCGCCGTCCGCGATGTGGGCCGCGTGCTCAACCTGCCCCTGGCCGATGTGGACAAGGTAGCCAAGGCCATCCCGGCCGAACTGGGCATGACTATCGAAAAAGCCGTCGAGATCAGTCCCGAACTACAGACCCTCTGCCAAGACCAGCGCATCGGCCATCTCGTCGAGACGGCCCGGGCCATCGAAGGGATGCCCCGCCACGCTTCGACCCATGCCGCCGGCGTCGTCATCGCGCCGTCGCCCCTGATCGACTACCTGCCGGTCCAGCGCGGCTCTGAAGAGGGCGTCACCACTCAGTTTCCGAAAGACACCGTCGAAGAGATCGGCCTTTTAAAAATGGATCTTTTGGGGCTAAAGACGCTCACCCTGATCGGCGACGTGATCAATAAGATCCGCCGCTCCCGGGGCCTGGATCTGGCGCTCAAGGACCTGCCCCTCGATGATCCGAAAGCCTATCAACTGCTGAGCCGCGCTGACAGCCTCGGCGTCTTTCAATTGGAAAGTTCGGGGCTGCGGGCGATCCTGCGGGAACTAAAGCCCAACAGCTTCGATGACATCATCGCCCTGGTGGCACTCTACCGTCCGGGCCCTCTTCAGTCAGGCATGGTGGACGACTTCATCCGCCGAAAACACGGCCAAACCACGGTCCAGTATCTTCACCCGGCCCTCGAACCGATCCTGAAGGACACCTATGGCGTCATCCTCTACCAGGAACAGGTCATGCGCATCGCCAGCGAACTGGCCGGCTTCACCCTCGGCGAAGCCGACATGCTGCGCCGCGCCATGGGTAAGAAAAAGCCCGAGGTCATCGCCGGCCTGCGCCAGCAGTTTGTCGAAGGCTGCGTCGCCCATCACATTTCCGATAAGACGGCCGGCGACATCTTCGACCTGATGGAGTTTTTCGCCGGTTACGGCTTCAACAAGAGCCACTCGGCAGCCTACGCCCTCATCGCCTACCAGACGGCCTACCTGAAGGCCAACTACCCTGTCGAGTTCATGGCCGGCCTCCTGACGAGCGTCGCCGATTCGTCAGAAAAGGTGGCCCAGTACGTGGACGAGTGCCAGCGCCTCGGCATCCGCGTCCTGCCGCCCGATGCGAACGCCTCGGAGATCGATTTTTCCGTTGTCGCCGACCCGCTCGCTGGCGGCCTGCAGATCCGCTTCGGCTTAGCGGCCGTGAAAAACGTGGGCCGGGGGGCCATTGACTCTATCCTGCTGGCCCGCGAAACGGGCGGCCCCTTCACCTCCCTTGACGATTTCTGTACCCGCATCGACAACCGCCAGGCGAACCGGCGCGTCCTGGAAAGCCTGATCAAGGCGGGGGCGCTCTCTTCCCTGGGCAAGCGCCGTCCTCTCTTGCAGGTCCTGGACAAGTGCATGGAGGTGGCCGCCCGCCGCCAGCGCGACCTGGCGACGGGACAGATGAACCTCTTTGACTTTGGCGGTTTCGGCGGGGGAGAAGAGGGATGGGGCGAGTCAGATGGAAGCGGAGCGCTTTCCGGCTTCTCCGGGTTTTCTGGCGGCGCATCGGCAGAAATGGCCGTCCCCCTGCCGGAGATCGCCGACTTCCCGCACCGCGAGATCCTGGCCATGGAGAAAGAACTGCTGGGCATCTACTTCAGCGGCCATCCCCTGGAAGAACTCCGACCTTGGCTGGAGCAGCAGATCACCATGACGATCGCTCGCATCCAGCCCGACAACGACCAGCAGCGGGTGACACTGGGCGGGCTGATCCACGCCCTTAGGCGGACAACGACCAAGAAGGGCCAGTTGATGGCCTATTTCACCCTGGAAGACTGGAGCGGCGGCGTCGATGTGCTCGTCTTCCCGCGCACCTTCGAAAAGTGCGCCGAAAAAATTCAGGACGACGCCGCGGTTATATTAGAAGGAAAAATCCACTACGAGGAAGAAAACAAAAAAATCTTTTGTGAGAATCTCAAGGTAATCAATCCGACGATGTTCGATCCGACCCAACCGGCTGCGCCTGTCGATCCAGTCACGGCGGCCCAGACCAGCGCCGCTTCCGATCTTGCGATGGCGCTGACAGGTCGGAACAGGGAGACGGCAAACGGAATCAGCGCGAATGGGGAGGGCGAACCCAACGGCGAAATCCCTCGCCCGGTGTTGCATCTATGGATTTCTGAGGCCTCGACAGACATGGCCGTCCGGGAAAAGCTCAACGCCATACTCCGCGCCCATGAAGGAGCGACGCCGGTCCAACTGAACTTCCTGGTCGATCGGAAAGTCGATCCCCCGAACTCGGCCTTTGGGGTGACCCCGTCCCCGGAACTGCGGTCAGCGCTGAAGGAGCATTTCCAGGAGATTCGCATGAAAATCGTCTAG